In Nerophis lumbriciformis linkage group LG14, RoL_Nlum_v2.1, whole genome shotgun sequence, a single genomic region encodes these proteins:
- the LOC133616546 gene encoding pyroglutamyl-peptidase 1-like produces the protein MDNSKRTVVVTGFGPFGEHTVNASWVAVQELKKLGLGTEVDLHVYEVPVEYQTVQSLVPSLWKKYHPMLVVHVGVSGMATTVTLEKCGRNHGYKGLDNSRFCPDSQCCIVGGPDCIDSVIDMESVCKRVTSSGLGVAVSVSKDAGRYLCDFTYYTSLYMSHGRSAFIHVPPLGKPYSGEDLGRALQAIVQEMLDLLDHAKEKIHCQQHFH, from the exons ATGGACAACAGTAAACGGACTGTGGTCGTTACAG GTTTTGGGCCGTTTGGAGAGCACACAGTCAATGCCAGCTGGGTTGCAGTACAG GAGCTGAAGAAACTTGGACTTGGCACTGAAGTGGACTTGCATGTCTACGAGGTTCCCGTAGAGTACCAGACAGTGCAGAGTTTAGTTCCGTCACTATGGAAAAAGTATCACCCAATG tTGGTTGTTCATGTTGGGGTGTCAGGCATGGCCACCACTGTCACATTAGAGAAGTGTGGCCGAAACCATGGCTACAAGGGCCTGGACAACAGCAGATTCTGTCCTGATTCACAGTGTTGCATTGTGGGGGGTCCAGACTGTATTGACTCTGTTATTGACATGGAGTCAGTCTGCAAGAGAGTGACTTCCTCTGGACTGGGAGTTGCTGTGTCTGTCTCCAAAGATGCTGGAAG GTATCTGTGTGACTTCACCTATTACACATCCCTGTACATGAGCCACGGTCGCTCCGCCTTCATCCATGTGCCTCCTCTCGGGAAGCCGTACAGCGGCGAAGACCTGGGCCGCGCATTGCAGGCCATCGTCCAGGAGATGCTGGATCTTCTCGATCACGCCAAGGAAAAGATCCACTGCCAGCAGCACTTCCACTAA